The following coding sequences lie in one Prochlorococcus marinus XMU1419 genomic window:
- a CDS encoding RNA methyltransferase → MILGKNFSNLKVILVEPNGPLNVGSVARLCSNFEVDELRIVSPKCDIFSLEAKKMALKGQKILKHCKIFDDLQKAIFDCDLVLASCGRVDVNKDSFFVSSEEIFDWILSFKKINNLAIIFGREDRGLTNSELLLANKTFNIPTSQNNPSLNLSHAVSIVLYELNKSSKKNFNKDSEVFNLASSKQIHDLFIETEEMLLRVGYLLKHTSKAKISKFKKYILRANTSMHEINVLRGIVHQINWFLNNSKKSK, encoded by the coding sequence ATGATTTTGGGTAAAAATTTTTCTAATTTAAAGGTAATTTTAGTTGAACCAAATGGCCCTCTAAATGTTGGAAGCGTTGCTAGATTATGCAGTAATTTTGAAGTAGATGAATTAAGAATTGTTTCTCCTAAATGCGACATATTTTCTTTAGAAGCAAAAAAAATGGCTCTTAAAGGTCAAAAAATTCTTAAACATTGTAAGATTTTTGATGATCTTCAAAAAGCAATTTTTGATTGTGATTTGGTTCTTGCATCTTGTGGAAGGGTTGATGTAAATAAAGATTCATTTTTTGTATCTTCTGAAGAAATATTTGATTGGATTTTATCTTTTAAAAAGATAAATAATTTAGCAATCATATTTGGCAGAGAAGATAGAGGTTTAACTAACAGTGAATTGCTTCTTGCGAATAAAACATTTAATATTCCAACTTCTCAGAATAATCCATCATTAAATCTTTCTCACGCTGTTTCAATAGTTTTGTATGAATTAAATAAATCCTCAAAAAAAAATTTTAATAAGGATTCAGAAGTTTTTAATCTCGCCTCATCAAAACAAATTCATGATTTATTTATAGAGACAGAGGAAATGCTTTTGCGAGTAGGATATCTCTTAAAACATACTTCCAAGGCAAAAATAAGCAAATTCAAGAAATACATTTTAAGGGCAAATACATCAATGCATGAAATAAATGTTTTGAGAGGAATAGTCCATCAAATAAACTGGTTTTTGAACAATTCAAAAAAAAGTAAGTAA
- the crtL gene encoding lycopene beta cyclase translates to MEIIDILILGSGPAALCLAAELAKQNLNIKGISTKSPNEKWENTYGIWASELEELGLESLLSHRWCETVSFFGDGENKKGDTPTKHNYDYGLINQEAFQNELLKKCKGIEWLNETAKDIKEKNKLSEVICFSGLKIKARLVIDASGHKSNFVQRPFQNEIAQQAAYGIVGKFTSPPVNKEQFVLMDFRPNHLNNEEKSSSPSFLYAMDLGNDTFFVEETSLASYPALSQENLKKRLYKRLNSKGIEVSEIFHEENCLFPMNLPLPFKKQFVLGFGGAASMVHPASGYMVGSLLRRAPLLAKKLAIFLKEPHLSSLDLASKGWEILWPYELTQRHKLYQYGLRRLMSFDESRLRSFFSNFFRLSTNEWVGFLTNTLPLPKLIYVMSKMFINSPLKVKLGMLKLN, encoded by the coding sequence ATGGAAATAATTGATATTTTAATTTTAGGTTCAGGTCCTGCAGCATTATGTTTAGCTGCAGAATTAGCCAAGCAAAATCTAAATATTAAGGGTATATCAACAAAATCTCCAAATGAAAAATGGGAGAATACATATGGTATTTGGGCATCTGAATTAGAAGAATTAGGGTTAGAGTCCTTATTATCTCACCGATGGTGTGAAACAGTTAGTTTTTTTGGAGATGGGGAAAATAAAAAAGGGGATACTCCAACAAAACACAACTACGACTATGGTTTAATAAATCAAGAGGCCTTTCAAAATGAGCTTTTAAAAAAATGTAAAGGTATTGAATGGTTGAATGAAACAGCAAAAGATATTAAAGAAAAAAATAAACTATCTGAGGTAATTTGTTTTTCAGGTCTCAAAATAAAGGCGAGATTAGTTATTGACGCAAGTGGTCATAAAAGTAATTTTGTACAAAGACCATTTCAAAATGAAATAGCTCAACAAGCTGCTTACGGAATTGTAGGTAAATTTACATCACCACCTGTTAATAAAGAACAATTCGTTCTAATGGATTTTCGTCCAAATCATTTAAATAATGAAGAAAAGTCATCATCTCCTTCCTTTCTTTATGCGATGGATCTTGGTAACGACACTTTTTTTGTTGAAGAAACTTCATTAGCTAGTTATCCTGCATTATCCCAAGAAAATCTTAAAAAAAGACTTTATAAAAGACTGAATAGTAAGGGTATTGAAGTAAGTGAAATTTTTCATGAAGAGAATTGCCTTTTCCCTATGAATTTACCCCTCCCATTTAAAAAACAATTTGTACTTGGTTTCGGAGGGGCTGCAAGTATGGTTCATCCTGCATCAGGATACATGGTTGGATCTTTATTAAGAAGAGCTCCATTACTTGCAAAAAAATTAGCAATCTTTTTAAAAGAACCTCATCTAAGTTCACTAGATTTAGCTTCAAAAGGGTGGGAAATCCTATGGCCTTACGAACTAACACAAAGGCATAAACTTTACCAATACGGTCTGAGAAGATTGATGAGTTTTGACGAAAGTAGGTTAAGAAGCTTTTTCTCAAATTTCTTTAGATTATCAACCAATGAATGGGTAGGTTTTCTTACTAATACACTTCCACTTCCAAAACTAATTTACGTGATGAGTAAGATGTTTATAAATTCACCTCTAAAAGTAAAACTTGGAATGCTCAAGTTAAATTAG
- the hisH gene encoding imidazole glycerol phosphate synthase subunit HisH, protein MHKIGLIDYGMGNIHSVTKSLESLGEEIILINNFNDSKLCKAIILPGVGAFDPAMNNLINTDLITDLKNWIKSGKSFFGICLGLQLLFESSDEGKVQGLGILKGKIQKIPNIVNQRIPHMGWCQLLPTKKNTLFGIEELNNWVYFVHSYHAIPDDLNIIAAQVDYGSEKLTAMIENDNLLACQFHPEKSGKTGEKLLRRWLSNIQ, encoded by the coding sequence TTGCATAAAATTGGACTAATAGACTATGGAATGGGTAATATTCATTCCGTAACAAAATCTCTAGAAAGTCTTGGAGAAGAAATTATATTAATCAATAACTTTAATGATTCAAAGCTTTGTAAGGCGATAATACTTCCCGGGGTTGGAGCATTTGATCCAGCGATGAATAATCTCATAAATACTGATTTGATAACTGATTTGAAAAATTGGATTAAAAGTGGTAAATCCTTTTTTGGGATTTGTTTAGGTCTTCAACTCCTTTTTGAATCTAGTGATGAAGGAAAAGTTCAAGGGCTGGGAATTTTAAAAGGAAAAATACAAAAAATACCTAATATTGTTAACCAAAGAATCCCACACATGGGTTGGTGCCAGCTTTTACCTACAAAAAAAAATACTTTATTTGGTATTGAAGAATTAAATAATTGGGTCTATTTTGTACATTCCTATCATGCAATCCCAGATGACTTAAATATTATTGCAGCTCAGGTTGATTATGGCTCTGAAAAATTAACTGCGATGATTGAGAATGATAATTTATTGGCCTGTCAATTTCATCCAGAAAAATCTGGAAAAACCGGAGAAAAACTTTTGAGAAGATGGCTGAGTAATATTCAATAA
- the trxA gene encoding thioredoxin, translating to MSSAPAVTDSSFDKDVLQSDLPVLVDFWAPWCGPCRMVAPVVEEISKDFEGKIKVFKLNTDENPNVASQYGIRSIPTLMIFKGGQKVDTVVGAVPKATLSSTLTKHL from the coding sequence ATGTCATCAGCTCCAGCCGTAACTGATTCTTCATTTGACAAGGATGTACTGCAAAGTGATCTACCAGTATTGGTTGATTTTTGGGCACCTTGGTGCGGTCCGTGTAGAATGGTTGCACCAGTTGTAGAAGAAATCTCAAAAGACTTTGAAGGGAAAATTAAAGTTTTTAAATTAAATACAGATGAAAACCCAAATGTTGCAAGTCAATATGGTATCAGGAGTATTCCAACTTTAATGATCTTTAAAGGAGGTCAAAAAGTTGATACTGTGGTTGGAGCTGTACCAAAAGCAACACTTTCTAGCACTTTAACTAAGCATTTATAA
- the gyrA gene encoding DNA gyrase subunit A, which translates to MSDILDSDDSGLSEDNDRIIQTDLRNEMSRSYLEYAMSVIVGRALPDARDGLKPVHRRILYAMYELGLTSGRPYRKCARVVGEVLGKYHPHGDTAVYDALVRMAQDFSMRMPLIDGHGNFGSVDNDPPAAMRYTESRLQSLTDESLLEDIESETVDFADNFDGSQQEPTVLPARIPQLLLNGSSGIAVGMATNIPPHNLGELINGLKSIINNPSIEDRELFEIIKGPDFPTGGQILGRDGIRETFKTGRGSITMRGVANIEQIKSSGRAEKDAVIITELPFQTNKAALIERIADLVNEKKLEGISDIRDESDRDGMRIVIELKRDAYPQVVLNNLFKLTPLQNNFSANILALVKGEPTTLSLRKMLDVFLDFRVETIRRRTGFLLKKAEERDHIVQGLLLALGSMDEIINLIRSAKDTVSAREKLQTDHELSSTQADAILQMQLRRLTALEADKIKGEHNELTRKINEYQQILNSKERIFEIILEEINKIDERFSSPRKTEILDLGGGLDDIDLIANDRSVVLLTEAGYLKRMPVNDFESTSRGSRGKAGTKTKEDDDVKLFISCNDHDTLLLFSDRGVAYALPAYRVPMSSRTAKGTPSVQLLPIPREEKITSLVAVDSFVDDRYLLMLTKAGFIKRTALSAFSKIRSNGLIAINLEDGDALTWVRLSKEGDSVMIGSKSGMAIHFRLDINELRPLGRTARGVKSMNLREGDNLVSMDVLTSNLVDQLAKIEDLTEDLDDNNEENSSDGPWVLIASAFGLGKRVPVAQFRLQKRAGMGLRAIKFRIKDDQLVCLKVLGEGEELLLVTEKGVIVRTNADKISQQSRAATGVKLQRLDDGDRLSEVVLVPHEQIEEKDQHSSVEQN; encoded by the coding sequence ATGTCTGATATTTTAGATTCTGATGACTCAGGATTAAGCGAAGATAACGACCGAATTATTCAGACTGACCTAAGAAACGAGATGTCTCGATCATATCTTGAGTATGCAATGAGCGTTATAGTCGGTCGTGCTCTTCCAGATGCAAGAGATGGATTAAAACCTGTTCATAGAAGAATTCTTTATGCAATGTATGAACTTGGTTTAACTAGCGGTAGGCCATACAGAAAATGTGCAAGAGTTGTCGGAGAAGTACTAGGTAAATACCACCCTCATGGCGATACTGCTGTTTATGATGCTTTGGTTAGGATGGCTCAGGATTTCTCTATGAGGATGCCACTAATAGATGGTCATGGGAACTTTGGTTCTGTTGATAACGATCCCCCAGCAGCAATGAGATATACAGAATCTCGTTTACAGTCTCTTACAGATGAAAGTTTATTAGAGGATATTGAATCTGAAACTGTAGATTTCGCCGATAATTTTGACGGTTCTCAGCAAGAACCAACAGTTTTACCTGCTAGGATTCCTCAACTACTACTTAATGGATCATCTGGAATAGCAGTAGGAATGGCAACTAATATTCCACCTCATAACTTAGGGGAATTAATAAATGGTCTTAAATCAATCATCAATAACCCTTCGATTGAAGATAGAGAACTTTTTGAAATAATTAAGGGTCCTGATTTTCCCACAGGTGGTCAAATCTTAGGCAGAGATGGTATTAGAGAAACTTTCAAGACAGGGAGGGGTTCAATAACAATGAGAGGTGTAGCAAATATTGAGCAAATTAAATCCAGTGGTAGAGCAGAAAAAGATGCAGTAATAATTACAGAGCTCCCATTTCAAACAAATAAGGCTGCATTGATAGAAAGAATTGCTGACTTGGTTAATGAAAAAAAATTAGAAGGAATTTCTGATATTAGAGATGAAAGTGATAGAGACGGAATGAGGATTGTTATTGAACTAAAAAGGGATGCCTACCCACAAGTAGTTTTAAATAATTTATTTAAGTTAACACCTCTGCAAAATAACTTTAGTGCAAATATCCTTGCTTTAGTAAAAGGAGAGCCCACAACACTATCACTCAGGAAAATGTTAGATGTATTTCTAGACTTCAGAGTGGAGACAATTAGGCGAAGAACAGGATTTTTATTAAAAAAGGCTGAAGAAAGGGATCACATAGTACAAGGTCTTTTATTAGCGTTGGGTTCTATGGATGAGATTATTAATCTAATAAGATCAGCAAAAGATACAGTTTCAGCTAGAGAAAAATTACAAACTGATCATGAGTTATCTTCCACACAGGCTGATGCAATTCTACAAATGCAATTAAGAAGATTAACTGCCCTTGAAGCAGATAAAATCAAAGGAGAACATAATGAATTAACCCGAAAAATTAACGAATATCAGCAGATATTGAATAGTAAAGAAAGAATTTTTGAAATTATTCTTGAAGAAATTAATAAAATCGATGAAAGATTTTCTTCTCCTAGGAAAACAGAAATACTTGATTTAGGCGGCGGATTAGATGATATTGATCTCATAGCAAATGACAGATCTGTAGTTCTATTAACTGAAGCAGGTTATTTAAAAAGAATGCCTGTAAACGATTTTGAATCTACTAGTCGTGGTTCAAGGGGTAAAGCTGGCACAAAAACTAAAGAAGATGATGATGTGAAATTATTTATAAGCTGTAACGATCATGATACTCTTTTGCTTTTCAGTGATAGAGGAGTAGCTTATGCTCTCCCAGCATATAGAGTTCCTATGAGTAGCAGAACAGCAAAAGGAACTCCATCAGTTCAACTTCTCCCAATTCCAAGAGAAGAAAAAATAACTTCGCTAGTTGCTGTGGATTCTTTTGTTGACGATCGTTATTTATTAATGCTAACTAAAGCTGGCTTTATAAAAAGAACTGCACTTTCCGCTTTCTCAAAAATTCGCTCAAATGGACTAATAGCAATTAATCTTGAGGATGGAGATGCCCTAACTTGGGTCAGATTATCAAAAGAAGGTGATAGTGTAATGATTGGATCTAAATCAGGAATGGCGATTCATTTCAGACTAGATATCAATGAATTAAGACCACTTGGTAGAACAGCAAGAGGGGTTAAATCAATGAACTTGAGAGAAGGCGACAATTTAGTTTCTATGGATGTTTTAACATCTAATTTGGTTGATCAATTGGCTAAAATAGAGGATCTCACAGAGGATCTTGATGATAATAATGAGGAAAACTCTTCAGATGGTCCATGGGTATTAATAGCCAGTGCATTTGGACTAGGGAAGAGAGTACCTGTAGCTCAGTTTAGATTACAAAAAAGAGCAGGCATGGGTTTGAGAGCAATAAAATTTAGAATTAAAGATGATCAGCTAGTTTGTTTGAAGGTCCTTGGCGAGGGAGAAGAATTACTACTTGTGACCGAAAAAGGCGTAATAGTAAGAACAAACGCAGATAAAATCTCTCAGCAATCTAGAGCAGCTACAGGAGTGAAATTGCAAAGATTAGATGACGGTGACCGTTTATCTGAAGTTGTATTGGTACCTCATGAACAAATAGAGGAAAAAGACCAACATAGCTCAGTTGAACAAAATTAA
- the rsmD gene encoding 16S rRNA (guanine(966)-N(2))-methyltransferase RsmD yields MKTNLRLIGGKKLQSPNNSYTRPTTLRVREAIFNILNKRVENSNWLDLFSGTGAISCEAYNHGASKIVAIEKNKINSKICLENLLSLENIVNRRNDIEVICKDVLKWTKPNYERNLSSRNMDLNKLKFDFVYLDPPYDVDFHELVLNQLFNCNLLKKDSTIICEHSPNLFIKKSNLWETIDVRNYGQSRLTFLINVQHP; encoded by the coding sequence ATGAAGACTAACTTAAGATTAATAGGTGGTAAAAAACTCCAAAGTCCAAATAATTCTTACACCAGACCTACAACTTTGAGAGTGAGAGAGGCCATATTTAATATATTGAACAAAAGAGTTGAAAATAGTAACTGGTTAGATTTATTTAGTGGAACAGGAGCAATATCTTGTGAAGCATATAATCACGGGGCAAGCAAAATAGTTGCAATTGAAAAAAACAAAATTAACTCAAAAATTTGCTTAGAAAATTTACTCTCGTTGGAGAATATAGTGAATAGGAGAAATGATATCGAAGTTATTTGTAAAGACGTTTTGAAATGGACAAAACCTAATTATGAGAGAAACTTATCATCTAGAAATATGGATTTAAACAAATTAAAATTTGATTTTGTTTATCTTGATCCTCCATACGATGTGGATTTCCATGAATTGGTTTTAAATCAATTATTTAATTGTAATCTTTTAAAAAAAGATTCAACAATTATTTGTGAACATTCTCCAAACCTATTTATTAAAAAAAGTAATTTGTGGGAAACTATAGATGTAAGAAATTATGGGCAGTCAAGATTAACATTTTTAATCAATGTCCAGCATCCCTGA
- a CDS encoding glycoside hydrolase family 57 protein, translating into MNGRYPQKNVLGQLAIVLHAHLPYVRKNEKNSLEEDWLFQAILECYIPLLQSIESSKNENSENTKLTISLSPTLLSLLNNKQIQETFPSWIKTRNDFLNELPLEEKNASAFLTKNLNDKYLYWQNCSGNLIEKFRVFNNSGNLDILTCAATHGYLPILRENPETIKGQINTAIRSHENFFETKPLGIWLPECAYYEGLDEILFNSGIRYTILDGHGILNSSPRPRYGVYAPICSKKGVAFFGRDSESTLPVWSAKDGFPGDKVYREFHKDLGWELPISKLQKKGISTKRPLGLKFHKITDENISLGKKEFYLENEAKNKAVEHADAYLQARSKQLEKLTLSSSFKPLLVAPFDAELFGHWWYEGPFFIENILKNSSKYSIKLTNLKEFLMQKPNLQICDPSPSSWGQGGYHNYWINDANAWIVPEITKAGSTFVDLCLVNFNNDLSLRLFKQAARELLLSESSDWSFILRAGTTTELAKERIERHLFRFWKLVEMIKNHSNVDLRFLEDIEEEDKVFPNIDIDDWRK; encoded by the coding sequence ATGAATGGGCGATATCCGCAAAAAAATGTTTTAGGTCAGTTAGCGATAGTTTTACATGCTCATCTACCTTATGTCAGAAAAAATGAAAAAAACTCCTTAGAAGAGGATTGGTTATTTCAGGCGATACTGGAATGTTATATACCACTACTTCAATCAATAGAATCTTCCAAAAATGAAAATTCTGAAAATACAAAACTTACTATTAGTTTGTCTCCAACATTATTATCGCTTCTAAATAATAAACAAATTCAAGAAACTTTCCCAAGCTGGATTAAAACAAGGAATGATTTCCTAAACGAACTGCCACTAGAAGAAAAAAATGCCTCTGCATTTTTAACGAAAAATCTTAATGATAAATACCTCTATTGGCAAAATTGTTCTGGAAATTTAATTGAGAAGTTTAGGGTATTTAATAACTCTGGAAATTTGGATATTCTCACTTGTGCTGCTACTCATGGATATTTGCCAATTCTAAGGGAGAATCCTGAAACTATTAAAGGACAAATTAATACAGCCATTAGGAGCCATGAAAATTTTTTTGAAACCAAGCCTTTAGGTATTTGGTTACCTGAATGTGCATATTATGAGGGTTTAGATGAAATACTATTTAATTCTGGAATTAGATATACAATCTTAGACGGACACGGGATTCTAAACTCATCGCCAAGGCCTAGGTATGGTGTATATGCTCCAATATGCTCGAAAAAAGGAGTGGCATTTTTCGGGAGAGATAGTGAGTCAACCTTACCCGTTTGGTCTGCTAAGGATGGATTCCCGGGCGACAAAGTATACAGGGAATTTCATAAAGATTTGGGGTGGGAATTACCTATCTCCAAGCTCCAAAAGAAGGGTATTTCAACAAAAAGACCTTTGGGTTTAAAGTTTCATAAGATTACAGATGAAAACATTTCTTTAGGAAAAAAAGAGTTTTACCTTGAAAATGAAGCCAAAAATAAGGCAGTAGAACATGCTGATGCCTATCTTCAAGCGAGATCCAAACAACTAGAAAAATTGACTTTATCATCTTCCTTTAAGCCTTTATTGGTAGCTCCATTTGATGCAGAGTTATTTGGTCATTGGTGGTATGAGGGACCTTTTTTTATTGAAAATATACTAAAGAACTCTAGTAAATATTCAATTAAGCTTACTAATTTAAAAGAATTCTTAATGCAAAAACCAAATCTTCAGATTTGTGATCCATCGCCATCAAGCTGGGGGCAAGGTGGTTACCATAATTACTGGATTAATGATGCAAATGCATGGATCGTTCCAGAAATTACAAAGGCAGGATCAACATTTGTAGATTTGTGCTTGGTAAATTTTAATAATGATTTATCTCTAAGGCTCTTCAAGCAAGCTGCAAGAGAACTACTTCTTTCTGAGTCTTCTGATTGGAGTTTTATCCTAAGAGCTGGAACCACAACTGAGCTCGCAAAAGAGAGAATAGAAAGACACTTATTTAGGTTCTGGAAATTGGTTGAAATGATTAAAAATCATTCTAATGTAGATCTAAGATTTCTTGAAGATATTGAGGAAGAGGATAAAGTCTTCCCAAATATAGATATTGATGATTGGCGGAAATAA
- the petG gene encoding cytochrome b6-f complex subunit V — MIEPLLCGIVLGLVPITLLGLFVSAWNQYRRGSGMLDID; from the coding sequence ATGATCGAGCCTCTTCTATGTGGAATTGTTTTAGGTTTAGTTCCAATAACTCTACTTGGATTATTCGTAAGTGCATGGAATCAATACAGAAGAGGTTCAGGGATGCTGGACATTGATTAA
- a CDS encoding GuaB3 family IMP dehydrogenase-related protein: protein MNIELGLNKKVRRAYGIDEIALVPGKRTLDYDLTDPSWSIGDIKREVPILASAMDSVVDVNTAVELTKLGSIGVINMEGIQTRYENPDEILNQIASVGKNDFVPLMQKIYSEPVKEGLILQRINEVKEGGGIAAFSGTPQAAIKFKETLNNSKIDLFFLQGTVVSTEHLGMEGKETLNIKDLCQSMNVPVVAGNCVTYEVAKLLMDAGVAGLMVGIGPGAACTSRGVLGIGIPQATAIADCSAARNDYFKESGRYIPIIGDGGIVTGGDICKCLACGADAVMIGSPIAKSSNAPGKGFHWGMATPSPVLPRGTRIEVGSTGSLERIIKGPALLDDGTHNLLGAIRTSMSTLGAKNIKEMQEVEIVIAPSLLTEGKVYQKAQQLGMGK from the coding sequence GTGAATATTGAACTTGGTTTAAATAAAAAAGTCAGAAGGGCTTATGGCATTGATGAAATAGCTTTAGTCCCTGGTAAAAGAACACTTGATTACGATTTGACTGATCCTTCTTGGTCAATAGGTGATATCAAAAGAGAAGTTCCGATTCTAGCTAGTGCCATGGATAGTGTTGTCGATGTCAATACGGCTGTAGAACTCACAAAATTAGGTTCCATAGGGGTTATTAATATGGAGGGTATACAAACAAGATATGAAAATCCTGATGAAATATTGAACCAAATAGCATCAGTCGGGAAGAATGATTTCGTTCCTTTAATGCAAAAGATATATAGTGAACCCGTCAAGGAGGGATTGATTTTACAAAGAATAAATGAGGTCAAGGAAGGAGGAGGTATCGCTGCTTTTAGTGGGACTCCTCAAGCAGCTATTAAATTTAAAGAAACACTTAATAATTCCAAAATAGATTTATTTTTTCTTCAAGGAACAGTTGTTTCAACTGAACATCTTGGTATGGAAGGTAAGGAAACCCTAAATATTAAAGATCTCTGCCAGTCTATGAATGTCCCAGTTGTAGCTGGAAATTGTGTTACTTACGAAGTTGCAAAACTTCTCATGGATGCTGGAGTTGCAGGACTAATGGTTGGGATAGGACCTGGAGCGGCATGTACATCAAGAGGAGTATTGGGAATTGGAATCCCTCAAGCAACAGCAATCGCTGATTGTAGTGCGGCAAGAAATGATTACTTTAAAGAAAGTGGTCGTTACATTCCTATTATTGGTGATGGAGGGATTGTGACGGGTGGAGATATTTGTAAATGTTTAGCATGTGGAGCAGATGCTGTAATGATTGGATCCCCAATAGCTAAATCCTCAAACGCTCCAGGTAAAGGATTTCACTGGGGTATGGCTACTCCAAGTCCAGTATTGCCTAGGGGCACAAGAATTGAAGTTGGTTCAACAGGATCCTTAGAAAGAATAATTAAAGGCCCTGCCTTACTTGATGATGGGACACATAACTTATTAGGAGCCATTAGAACTTCAATGAGTACTCTTGGGGCAAAAAATATTAAAGAAATGCAAGAAGTTGAAATAGTTATTGCACCATCCCTTCTTACAGAGGGTAAGGTTTATCAAAAAGCTCAGCAGCTTGGCATGGGTAAATAG
- a CDS encoding cytochrome c — translation MSTSSSTAAERDLKREFLKIVYVVFGVLLICFSIFFVKHNENNKYIIETLGLNGSAEKGDALFKINCVGCHGITARGLVGPDLHSITQRLNDKEIIKQVTGGLTPPMPSFEIDPVNMSNLLKYLHSLE, via the coding sequence GTGTCAACATCTTCATCAACTGCAGCAGAAAGAGACTTAAAGAGAGAATTCTTAAAAATTGTTTATGTTGTATTTGGAGTTTTATTGATTTGTTTTTCAATATTTTTTGTAAAACATAATGAAAATAACAAATATATTATTGAAACTCTTGGGCTTAATGGCTCTGCTGAGAAAGGAGATGCCCTTTTTAAGATAAATTGTGTTGGATGTCATGGAATTACAGCAAGAGGATTAGTGGGACCAGACTTACACTCAATAACTCAACGTTTGAATGATAAAGAGATAATAAAACAAGTTACTGGAGGCCTGACTCCTCCCATGCCAAGTTTTGAAATTGATCCTGTAAACATGTCCAATTTATTAAAATATCTTCATAGCCTTGAATGA